One part of the Vibrio hyugaensis genome encodes these proteins:
- the tssH gene encoding type VI secretion system ATPase TssH, whose translation MASLSLSALVERLSPHARETLEQAAAMASSRTHHSIEMTHWLVSIIQHPSGIFSDIFRNQNVDVSQVETQLLGQLEKYKTGCDSVPGLSAHTVTIMQNAMMIATIEFNQEQLNCVHLLRAYLTDDTLIAMMNQPSAELAKVNVNVLLNVCEGESRQHATTDGHSQGKNTALSQFTVDLTEQAKLGKIDPVVGRDDEIRLMTDILLRRRQNNPILTGEAGVGKTAVVEGLAQKIIDGDVPPALAGVSIKSLDMALLQAGAGMKGEFENRLKNVIKEVNQSETPIILFIDEAHSLIGGGGQAGQGDAANILKPALARGELRTIAATTWAEYKKYFEKDAALTRRFQVVKIDEPMPETAIAMLRGLLDVMANHHGVYITSKALEAAVQLSARYINGRQLPDKAVSVLDTACSRVALSQAATPGSLDSKRKALQIKELELEQLSKESLFGSENSREINDTREKIDELQGQILELEATWETEKQWVEEVKIIRQKIQLEGGGADKQRLNDIEENLSQNPKPLVFSHVSEVLIGEVISDWTGIPLGKLQDDEIKAVLTLKETLSHRVVGQDHALETMSEVIKTASAQLTDESKPNGVFLLTGPSGVGKTESALAIAEKVYGSEDNVTTINMSEFKEEHKVSLLLGSPPGYVGYGEGGVLTEAVRRKPYSVILLDEMEKAHPGVQDIFYQVFDKGIIKDGEGRDIDFKNTIIIMTANTGTETTMSLYEDPELAPEPSALKEALRDDLLIDFKPAFLGRVNVLPYLPLNKEVLRNITILKLHKISDRIQKSYDAKLKFSDSLISDIVDNSDESGSGARVVQTTIENTLLPKISHEILNAILIGKTFEEINVEGEIKSLHVSLI comes from the coding sequence ATGGCTTCATTATCACTATCAGCGTTGGTTGAACGGCTCTCTCCACATGCAAGAGAAACATTAGAGCAGGCCGCTGCAATGGCAAGTTCGCGCACTCATCATAGCATTGAAATGACACACTGGTTAGTCAGTATTATTCAGCATCCATCTGGCATATTCAGTGATATTTTCCGAAATCAAAATGTTGATGTAAGCCAAGTTGAGACACAGTTACTCGGACAGCTAGAGAAATACAAAACAGGTTGCGATTCGGTTCCTGGTTTGTCTGCGCATACGGTAACCATCATGCAAAATGCGATGATGATTGCGACGATAGAATTCAATCAAGAGCAATTAAATTGCGTGCATTTATTAAGAGCTTACTTAACCGATGACACGTTGATAGCGATGATGAACCAACCTAGCGCTGAGTTAGCGAAGGTTAATGTGAATGTATTGCTGAATGTCTGTGAAGGTGAATCCCGCCAACATGCCACAACTGACGGCCATAGTCAGGGTAAAAACACGGCACTTAGCCAATTTACTGTGGATCTTACGGAGCAAGCAAAACTAGGGAAAATCGACCCTGTTGTCGGACGCGATGACGAGATCCGCTTGATGACCGATATCTTGCTACGCCGCAGACAAAACAACCCAATTTTAACCGGTGAAGCTGGTGTGGGGAAAACCGCGGTGGTTGAAGGTCTTGCACAAAAGATCATCGATGGTGATGTTCCCCCAGCATTAGCTGGTGTTTCGATAAAATCCTTAGACATGGCATTGCTTCAAGCTGGCGCTGGCATGAAAGGTGAGTTTGAAAATCGACTAAAGAACGTCATAAAAGAGGTAAACCAATCCGAAACGCCAATCATACTTTTCATTGATGAAGCACATAGTTTAATTGGTGGCGGGGGGCAAGCAGGCCAAGGTGATGCCGCAAATATTTTGAAGCCAGCATTAGCCCGAGGCGAGCTCAGAACAATAGCCGCGACTACTTGGGCTGAATATAAGAAATATTTTGAAAAAGATGCGGCACTTACTCGACGTTTTCAAGTGGTAAAGATAGACGAGCCGATGCCGGAAACGGCAATTGCAATGCTGAGAGGATTGCTGGATGTTATGGCGAATCACCACGGAGTTTATATTACAAGCAAAGCCTTAGAGGCTGCTGTTCAGCTCTCCGCGCGTTACATAAACGGACGTCAATTGCCAGACAAGGCGGTCTCAGTGCTTGATACGGCATGCTCTCGCGTTGCTTTAAGCCAAGCTGCCACGCCAGGATCGTTGGATAGCAAACGAAAAGCACTTCAAATAAAGGAACTGGAGCTTGAGCAGTTGTCGAAGGAATCTTTATTTGGCTCGGAGAACAGTCGAGAAATCAACGATACCCGTGAGAAAATTGATGAGCTTCAAGGGCAGATACTAGAGTTAGAAGCAACATGGGAAACAGAAAAGCAGTGGGTTGAAGAAGTAAAAATTATCCGTCAAAAAATTCAACTCGAAGGAGGCGGCGCAGACAAGCAGCGCTTGAACGATATTGAAGAAAACTTAAGCCAAAACCCTAAGCCGCTCGTGTTCTCACATGTGAGCGAAGTACTTATTGGAGAAGTGATTTCAGACTGGACAGGCATACCGTTAGGAAAGCTTCAAGATGATGAAATTAAAGCCGTTCTTACACTAAAAGAGACATTGAGTCATCGCGTCGTAGGGCAAGACCATGCACTAGAAACCATGTCCGAAGTGATTAAAACAGCAAGTGCGCAACTAACCGACGAATCAAAACCCAATGGCGTATTTTTGCTTACGGGGCCTAGTGGGGTTGGTAAAACGGAGTCTGCACTCGCAATCGCGGAGAAAGTGTATGGTAGTGAAGATAATGTCACCACAATCAATATGTCTGAATTTAAGGAAGAACATAAAGTTTCTCTATTGTTAGGCTCCCCTCCTGGCTATGTCGGTTATGGTGAGGGAGGTGTCCTGACAGAAGCGGTAAGGCGCAAACCTTATAGCGTGATTTTGTTGGATGAGATGGAAAAGGCTCACCCTGGTGTACAAGACATTTTCTATCAGGTTTTCGATAAGGGTATTATCAAAGATGGTGAAGGGAGAGACATTGATTTTAAAAATACCATCATCATCATGACTGCCAATACGGGAACAGAGACGACCATGTCTCTTTACGAAGATCCTGAGTTGGCACCAGAGCCTAGTGCTTTAAAAGAAGCATTACGAGATGACTTACTCATTGATTTTAAACCCGCGTTTCTTGGGCGAGTAAATGTACTTCCATATCTTCCATTAAATAAAGAAGTATTACGTAATATTACTATTCTTAAATTACATAAAATATCCGACAGAATTCAAAAAAGCTATGACGCGAAATTAAAATTTAGTGATTCATTAATAAGTGATATTGTTGATAATAGCGATGAGTCAGGTAGTGGTGCTCGAGTCGTTCAAACCACCATTGAAAATACGTTATTGCCAAAAATTTCACATGAAATTCTGAATGCTATTCTTATTGGTAAGACATTCGAAGAGATTAATGTCGAAGGTGAAATTAAATCGCTTCACGTCTCACTTATTTAA
- a CDS encoding Hcp family type VI secretion system effector yields MQSNTYLKYADIKGEATAEQYKDLITLLSVDWSVGREISSFTGTAMDREASATRLYDLTITKLQDRSSPDLFKEATIGKGKPAVFHITKQGEKVEEIMKIELTDAMISNYSVSIQDDRPIETITISYTEMMMTVTPTDDKNNTSAPLVYGYSGVKGQQM; encoded by the coding sequence ATGCAGTCTAACACGTATCTTAAATATGCAGATATTAAAGGTGAAGCAACTGCTGAGCAGTACAAGGATCTAATTACACTACTATCTGTAGATTGGAGTGTTGGTCGTGAAATTTCATCATTCACTGGTACAGCAATGGATCGTGAAGCAAGTGCAACTCGCTTGTACGATTTGACCATTACTAAATTGCAAGATCGTTCTTCACCAGATCTATTTAAAGAAGCAACAATTGGTAAAGGTAAACCTGCGGTATTCCATATTACTAAGCAGGGTGAAAAAGTAGAAGAAATCATGAAAATCGAACTGACTGATGCAATGATTTCTAATTATTCTGTTTCAATTCAGGATGATCGTCCTATTGAAACCATCACTATTTCATACACTGAAATGATGATGACTGTGACACCTACTGATGATAAGAACAATACATCAGCACCGCTCGTATACGGCTACAGCGGCGTTAAAGGTCAACAAATGTAA